The following nucleotide sequence is from Pseudonocardia abyssalis.
CAGTGCGTCGCCCACCTTGGGGGCGGTGTCGTCGATGCGGGCGGCGAGCTCGTCGCTGCCGTCGGAGCCGGTGAAGAAGTCGCGGCAGGCGGCGCCGAGCGGTTCGCGCGGCGAGCGGGTGGCGCACTCGGAGATGATCGTCGCGAAGCCGATGTCGTTGCCGCCGATGGACAGCGTGACGCCCGCCGTGTCGGTCCCGAGCGCGTCGAGCTGCGGGGGGTTGGTGCCGAGCTGGGTCACCTGCGGCGCGAACAGGTCGTCGGTCCTCCCCCCGCTGCAGCTGACGTCGCGGAAGTCCGGGACGCGCCCGGTCTGCGCGACCAGCGTCGGGTAGTTGCGGTTGGAGCGCAGGCAGCCCGCCGGGGTGCCCGTCTGCAGCGGGATCAGCGGGCCCGCCGCGAACGAGTCGCCGAGTGCGACGTAGGAGTCGAACAACGGCTCCGCCGCGAACGGACTCTCCGCCGGTGCGGCCCCCGCGGGCGTCGCCAGGACGACGCCGAGCGCGAGGACCGTCGCCGGCACGAGGGACTTGGCGATCCGGACGGGGCTCAGACGCATCACGTCCGGTCGAACGAGCCACAGCGCCACGGGTTACTCAGACGTACTCGTCGTGCAGCCGCCACCACTCGTACGGAGCACCCTGCGGCGAGTCCCCCCGGTGCCTCCGTCGCGACTGCGGCTGTGGAGTACGTCCGGAACACCCGGTCGCTCACGCAGGGACGCGCTCAGCCCGAAGCCCTCGATGGTGGGGTGGGCGTGCCATGAGGCCAGGACGACCCGGGCACCCGGATCTCCTCGGTGTTCGCGTGCGGGGAACGCGGGGGTGTCCGGTTCGCCGCGGGTCTCCTAGCGTCCGTGGACCATGCAGCGCAGCAGCGAGCGGATCCTCACCACTCACGTCGGCAGCCTCGCCCGGCCCCGTGACCTGCTGGAGGTCATGCGGGAGAAGGAGCACGGCCGGCCCTACGACGCCGACGGCTACACCAAGCGCGTCACGACCGCGGTCGCCGAGGTCGTCGACCGGCAGGTCGACGCCGGCATCGACGTCGTCACCGACGGGGAGATGGGCAAGGTCAGCTTCCTGACCTACGTCAAGGACCGGCTCTCGGGCTTCGCCGCCGACTCCGGCGAGAAGCTGATGCCGCCGTCGTGGCAGGTGGAGATCGACGCGTTCCCCGAGTACTACGCCGGCTACCTGGGCAAGTACACCGAGCAGGTCTCCCCGATGACGACGATGGTCTGCACCGGCCCGATCACCTACGTCGGCCAGGAGCAGCTGGCGACCGACATCGCGAACCTCCGCTCCGCGATCGAGGGCGCCGGGCGGTCGGGCGCCGGGGTCACCGAGGCGTTCCTCCCGTCGACGAGCCCGAGCGGGTTCGGCCGCAACGAGCACTACTCCTCGCACGGGGAGTACCTGCAGGCCGTCGCGGAGGCGTTGCGCGAGGAGTACCTGGGGATCGTCGACGCCGGGTTCCTGCTGCAGGTCGACGACCCGTGGCTGATCGAGTACCTCTCGGAGAACCCGGAGACCACGCCCGAGCAGCGCCGCGCCGACGCCGAGCAGCACGTCGAGATCCTGTCCCACGCGCTGCGCGGCATCCCGCGGGAGAAGATCCGCCTGCACACCTGCTACGGCCTCAACCACGGCCCGCGGGTGCACGACATCGACCTGCGCGACGTCGCCCCGCTGATGCTGAGGATCCCGGCCGGCGCGTACTCCTTCGAGGTCGCCAACCCGCGCCACCAGCACGAGTGGAAGATCTGGCGCGACATCCCGCTCGAGGACGGCCAGATCCTCATCCCCGGCCTGCTCGGCCACGCGACGAACTACGTCGAGCACCCGGAGCTGATCGCCGACCAGATCGAGCAGTACGCCGGGATCGTCGGGCGGGAGAACGTGATCGCCGGGGCCGACTGCGGCTTCTCCTCGCGCGCGAGCTTCTCCCCCGAGGTGCACCCGAGCGTCGTGTGGGAGAAGTTCCGGGCGCTGTCGGAGGGGGCGCGGATCGCGAGCGAACGCCTCTGGTGACCGCACCGCCGTCGTGCGGACCGCACCGCTGCCGGGACGGCGGTGCGGTCACCGCAACGGCGGTGCGGTGCGGCCCGGTCGATGGGGCGGGGGTCAGCGGCGGCCGCGGACCAGGTCGAGCAGGTGGTCCAGGACGGCGGCCCCGTCGGCGCGCAGGGCGTTGTGCTCGTACTCGCTGGTGACCCACGTCCGCAGCCCGCGCACCTGGGCCGCCGTCTCCAGCGAGTACGCGCTCTCCACGTACAGGTCCTCGACGTAGACCGCAGCCGCGGCGGGCACCTCGTTGCCCCCGAGCACCGCGGCGTCGTAGAGCCGGGGCCACGGGTGCGCGGCGAGGAGCTCCGCCGCCTCGGCGAACGGGCGCAGCGCCCCCAGCTCCTCGAACATCCACGGGTAGACGTGCTCGCCGGTCAGCAGCGCGGGGTCGTCGGCGTACTCCGGCGGCATCGTCCGCTGCGCCGACCACTCCGTCGCGTGCCCGTCGGCGTAGCAGGACTCGTGCAGCACCGCGTAGATCGGGTTGCGGGCGAAGCCGATCGACTCGGCGTCGTGCGCGAACGCCGGCGACGTCGGGTCCAGCTCCAGGATCGCGTGCAGGAGCTCGGGGCCGTCGCTGCGGCCCAGCAGGTTGCCGGCCTGACGCAGCCGGGCCGGGGAGAGCCGGTCGCCCGACGCGAGCACCGGCGCGGCGGCCACGGCGGCGAGGAAGCGGTCGCGGTCCTCGGGGTAGCGCGCGTAGTAGCGGCGGTTGCGCTCCAGCACCCGCGCGTAGGTGGCGCGGTAGATCTCGTCGGGATGGCGGCCGATCGGCGGCAGCCCCCCGGTGAACAGCGCCTCCCGCAGCCCCTCGGGCGCCTGCGAGAGGTAGGCGAGCGCGCAGAAGCCGCCGAAGCTCTGCCCCAGTACCGACCACGGGGCGCTGCCCAGGTGCGCGCGCAGCGCCTCGGCGTCGGCGACGATCGCGTCGGCGCGCAAGTACGTCAGGTACGCCGCCTGCTCGGCCGGGGTGCGCCCGACCAGCGTCGCCGGGCCGACGGGCGTCGAGCGGCCGGTGCCGCGCTGGTCGAGCATCAGGACGCGGAAGTCGGCCAGGGCCCGGTCCAGCCAGCCCGGTGACGGGGGCCGGCGCGTGGGTCGCGGGCCCTCGAACCCGGGCCCGCCCTGCAGGTACACCAGATACGGGCGGTCGAGGCCGTCGGGATCGGCGACCTCGCGGGCGAAGACGGTGATCTGCTCGCCGCCGGGTGCGGAGTGGTCGAGCGGCACCGCGATCTCGTGCTCGGTGACCAGGAGTCCGGGGATCCGTCGCGTGACCGCCATCATCGGAGGCTAACGTCGAGATCATGAAGGAGCAGCGACGGTCCCGGAAGATCGCGATGACGCCGGAGGAGGTCGACGCCTTCCTCGCGGAGGAGCGCACAGTCCGCGTCGCCACCAACGGCACGAACGGCCCGCACGCCACCCCGCTCTGGTACGCCTGGCACGGCGGGGCGATGTGGATGACGTCGCTGTCGCGCAGCCAGCGCTGGGCCGACCTCGCCGCGGACCCGCGGATCGCCGCCGTCGTCGACGCCGGGCACGACTACGCCGAGCTGCGCGGGGTCGAGATCCGGGGCCGGGTCGAGGTGGTCGGCGAGGTGCCGCGGACCGGGGAGCCGGTACCCGAGCTGGACGGGCCGGAGCAGGCGTTCGCCGACCGGTACTCCGGCGGCACCATGCACCACGACGGCCGCCACGCCTGGCTGAAGCTGGTACCCGAGAAGATCACCAGCTGGGACTTCCGCAAGATCGGCGGCTGAGACCCGGGAGCGCGGACCCGCGTTCCGCGGAACGCCGTACCCGCCGAGCGGTGCGGCCGCGGGCAGCGGGTGGCACCGTCGTCCGGGCACCGTGCCCGTGCGCAGAACCGGATGGCGGGCGTTCCGCAGGTCAGTCGGCGACCAGGGCGTCCAGCATCGCCCGCAGCGGGGCGCGGTCGCCGTCGAGGTGGGCGGCCCGGGAGGCCGCGACGTTCTCCGCCGGGTCGATCGCCGCCCAGCGGACGGGGTGGCCCGCGGTACGGGCGAGCTGGCCGAGGAAGGCGCGCTGGGTGCGGCCGTTGCCCTCGCGGAACGGGTGCAGCCCGTTGATCTCGCCCAGTAACCGGGCCAGGGCGTCGACGAACGTGTCGCGGTCGAGCCCCTGAAGGCAGCGGTGCCGCGCCAGTTGCCCGAACACGCGCTCGCCCGCCGAGGTCAGGTCACCCGGAGCGCAGAACGCGGCGCCCTTCCCGATCGCGACGGTGCGCAGCTCGCCGGCCCAGTCGTAGACGTCGCCGAAGAGGTGGCGGTGGAAGGCCTGCAGGTGCGGGAGGTCGTAGTGGCCCGGGAGGTCGGCGTGCTCCAGATCGACCAGGCGCGACGCCGAGAAGTCGGACTCCGCCCGGGCCAGCTCCTCGCGGTCGGTGATCCCGAAACGGTTGCGCAGGACCCCGGAGTCGAGGTCGAGGTAGGGGTCCCAGCTCACCGCGTGTAGTGCTCGGTGAGCCGGCTGCGCATCTCGTCGGTGCCGATCCGTCCGACGGCGACCTCGGAGAGCAGCCGGTGACCCAGAGCGCTCGGCTCCAGCCCCTCCGCCCGCACCGACGCCAGCGCCGCCTCCACCGCCTCGCGCCGCTCCGCGCGGTCGCGCAGGTGCTGGTAGTGCGACACCGACATCACGACGGCCTCGGGCTTGCGGTGCGCACCCACGAACACGGGCTCGGCGTCGGGCTCCTGCACCTGCTTCAACGTGGCCGCCAGCCCGGCGCGGAACTCGCGGAACGACAGCACCTGGGGCAGCAGCATGGCCGCAGCGTACCCGGATGCGTACGCATCTCCCAGAGGTGCAGGTCAGGGTGTCCCGGTCACCAGCGGCCACAGGGCCTCGGCGCCCGCCGCGAGGACGGTGGCACCCAGCTCGGCCTGCCACTGCGCGTCGGATCCGTCCTCGTCGCGCCACGCCCAGAGCCGGGTCGTGAGCAGCCGCAGGTCGTGCTCGCGGGTGAAGCCGATCGCCCCGTGGACCTGGTGGGCGATCCGCGCGACCTCGCCCGCCGCCTCCCCGGTGCGCGCCTTCGCGGCGGCCACGGCGAACGCGGTGGACGGTGCGCCGAACCCGTCGCGGTCGGCGGTGGCGGCCGCCGCGGACGCCGCGGCACCCGACGCCGCCACCTCCGACGCGGCCAGCGCGAGCTGCTGCTGCACGGCCTGGAACTTGCCGATCGGGCGACCGAACTGCACCCGCTCCCCCGCGTACCGCACGGTCCGGGCCAGCGCCCCGCGGGCGGCCCCGGCGAGCAACTGGGCCCGCCCGAGCGCGGCGCGCAGCCGGAACTCGGCGGCCGCACCCGGCGCGAGATCGGCCCGGGCCGCGACGACCTCGGGCCGGGTCACCGTGTCGCGGGGCTCCTCGGCGAGGTTCGCCCCCGCGGTGATCTCCAGCCCGTCGACGGTCAGGAGCAGCACCTCCGACGGCGTCAGCACGACGATCCCGGCCACCTCCCGCGCCCACGCGACGCGGGTGAGGGTGTCGCCGTCGGCGGCCACCGCCGTGAGCGGGCCGTCGGGCACCGCGATGCCGTGGGAGTGCAGCAGCCAGCCGGCCAGCAGGTCGGTCTCGACGAGCGGCACGCGCGCGGCGTGCGCCCCGGTGGCCTGCAGCACCTCTGCCGCGTCGGCGAACGAGGCCCCGCTCCCCCCGGCCGCCTCGGCCAGCGTGAGCCGGGCGAGCCCGGTCTCCTCCAGCGCCCTCCAGAGCGCGGCGTCGAGGTCGGTGCCCGTGGACGACGAACCGGAGAGCACGGACTCGGCGAGCTCGAGTACCTCGGACATCTGCCCGGAACCCATCAGCGCAGCCCCATCCCGCGCGCGACGATCCCGCGCAGCACCTCGTTGGTCCCGCCCCGCAGCGTGAAGCCAGGGGCGTGCAGAACGGCGTCGGCGAGCAGCCGGGCGAACCCGGACTCCGCACCGGGGTCCGGTGGGATCGCCACCAGCGTGCGCGCCGCGTCGACGATCTCGTTCTCGAACCGCGTACCCAGGTCCTTGACGACGGCGGCGGCCAGCTCCGGCGCCTCGCCGGACTCCAGCGACCCGGCCACGGCCAGCGACATCCGCCGCAGCGTCCACAGCCGCGACACGATCCGGCCGACCTCGCGCTCGGTGCCCGACACCCCCGTCAGCTCACCGAGCAGCGCGGTGAGCAGCGGGAACGTCGAGAGGAACCGCTCCGGGCCGCTGCGCTCGAACGCGAGCTCCCCCGTGACCTGGGCCCAGCCGCCGCCCAGTTCCCCGAGCACCTGCGCGTCGGGGATGAACACGCGGTCGAACACGACCTCGTTGAAGTGGTGCGCCCCGGTGAGCAGCGGGATGGGGCGGATCTGCACACCCGGGGAGTCGAGGTCGACGATGAACTGCGAGAGCCCGGCGTGCCGGTTCGCGTCGTCCTTCGGAGCGGAGCGGGCGAGGGCGAAGAACGCGTGCGCGTGGTGCGCGCCGGACGTCCACACCTTCGTGCCGGTCAGCTCCCACCCGCCGTCGACCTGCACCGCCTTCGTCCGGACGGCGGCGAGGTCGGAGCCGGCGTCGGGCTCGCTCATCCCGATACCGAAGTAGCACTCCCCCGCGGCGATCCGGGGCAGGTAGCGCCGCCGCTGCTCCTCGGTGCCGAACCGCATGAGCGTGGGCCCGATCTGGCGGTCGGCGACCCAGTGCGCGGCGACGGGGGCGCCCGCGGCGAGCAGTTCCTCGGTGACGACGTAGCGGTCCAACGCACCGAGTCCGTGCCCGCCGTACTCGACGGGGATCGTCATGCCGAGCCAGCCGCGCCTGCCCAGCTCCCTGGTGAACCGCTCGTCCCAGCCGGAGAGCCAGACGTCGGCGCGCGGGCTCCAGGCTCCGGCGGCGCGCTCCTCGGCGAGGAACGCCCGGACCTCGGCCCGCAGCGCGGCGGCGCGGGGCGGCAGCTCGGTGGGGGGTGGGACCAGCGCCGGCAACCGGCTCAACGTGGACGTCACGCATCCATCCTGCGCCATCCCCCCGCGATCGCAGCATGGCCACCTTCACGCAAGCAGATGGCAGGAAGGTGGCCATGCTGCGACGGCGGCGGGGCTGCGTCCGGTGTACCCGGATGGCAGCATCGCGGCCATGACGAATCCGACCGACGAAGCCCGGGTGCTCGACGCCGTCCCCACCGGCCTGTTCATCGGCGGGTCCTGGCGTCCGGCCGCGTCCGGCGCCACCCTGCCCGTCGACGACCCGGCCACGGGGAAGACGCTGGTCGAGGTGTCCGACGCGGGCCCCGAGGACGGGATGGAGGCCCTCGCGGCCGCGTCCGCGGCCCAGGCGTCGTTCGCCGCGATGGCGCCGCGGGCGCGCGGGGAGATCCTGCGCCGCGCCTACGAGCTGCTCATGGAGCGGATCGACGACCTCGCGCTGCTCATGACCCTGGAGATGGGCAAGCCGCTGGCCGAGGCGAAGGGCGAGATCACCTACGCCGCGGAGTTCTTCCGCTGGTTCGGCGAGGAGGCCGTGCGCATCGACGGCGGCTACGCGGTCGCCCCCGCCGGCAACAGCCGGTTCCTGGTGATGAAGCAGCCGGTCGGCGTGTGCCTGTTCATCACCCCGTGGAACTTCCCGATGGCGATGGGCACCCGCAAGATCGGGCCCGCGATCGCGGCCGGCTGCGCGATGGTGATCAAGCCCTCGGAGCTGACTCCGCTCTCGATGCACGCGCTCGCCGCGATCCTGGTCGAGGCCGGCCTGCCCGACGGCGTGCTCAACGTCGTCACCACGTCGAAAGCGGGCGCGGTGATGGAGCCCCTGATCCGCGACGGCCGCGCGCGCAAGCTGTCGTTCACCGGCTCCACCGCGGTGGGCAAGAAGCTCCTGGAGCAGGCGTCGGAGAAGGTGCTGCGGACGTCGATGGAGCTCGGCGGCAACGCCCCGCTGATCGTGTTCGACGACGCCGACCTCGACAAGGCCGTCGAGGGCGCGATGGCCGCGAAGATGCGCAACATGGGCGAGGCGTGCACCGCGGCCAACCGGTTCCTGGTGCACCGCTCGGTCGCCGACGCCTTCGCCGACAAGCTCGCCGCCCGCATGGGCGCGCTCGTCGTCGGCCGCGGCACCGAGGACGGCGTGCAGGTCGGCCCGCTGGTCAACGCGCGGGGCCGCGAGAAGGTCGTGACGCTGGTGCAGGACGCCCTCGACAAGGGGGCCACGGTGAAGATCGGCGCCGTCCCTGGTGACGGGCCGGGGCACTTCTACCCGCCCACCGTCCTCACCGGCGTCCCCCTGGAGGCGCGGCTCACCCACGAGGAGATCTTCGGGCCGGTCGCCGCCATCACCGTGTTCGACGGGGAGGACGAGGCCGTCGCTGCGGCCAACGACACCGAGTTCGGGCTGGTCAGCTACCTGTTCACGGAGAACCTGACGCGCGCGCTCCGCGTCAGCGAGCGACTGGAGGCCGGGATGATCGGGCTCAACACCGGTCTCGTCTCCAACCCGGCCGCTCCGTTCGGCGGCATCAAGCAGTCCGGCCTGGGCCGGGAGGGCGGCACCGTCGGCATCGACGAGTTCCTGGAGACCAAGTACGTCGGGATCGCCTTCGGGGGCTGACCCTGACCTTTAGTCGCACAGCTTTTGCGACTGCGGGTAGCACGCGCCTAGCCTGGGCCGATCACCCGGACGGGTGTCCGGGACGCGAGGAGGCGCCACGTGGTTCTCGCCATGCACATGAGTGACGGGCTGGTCAGCCCGCCCACGGCCCTGCTGTTCGGGGTGATCGCCGCGATCGGCCTCGCGATCGCGGCGACCCGGGCCCGCAGCGACCTCGACGACCGCACGGCCCCGATGGCCGGCCTGGTCACGGCGTTCGTGTTCGCCGTCCAGATGATCAACTTCCCGATCCTGCCGGGCGCGTCGGGGCACCTGCTCGGCGGCGCACTCGTCGCGATCCTGGTCGGCCCGTGGGTCGGATCGATGTGCATCGCGATCGTGCTCGTCGTGCAGGCGGTCCTGTTCGCCGACGGCGGGCTGACGGCGCTGGGCACCAACATCACGAACATGGCCCTGGTCGGGGTGTTCACCGGCTACCTCGTGGCACTGGCGCTGCGCCGCTTCGCCGTCCGCAGCCGGGCCGGGCTGCTGGCCACGGCGTTCGTCGCGGCACTGCTCAACACGGTCGTCGCGGCACTCGCCTTCGTCGGCGAGTACGCCATCGGCGGCGCCGGGGGTGCCTCGCTCGGCACCGTGTTCACCCTGATGGTGGCCTTCCACGTGCTCATCGGCATCGGTGAGGGCGTGATCACCGCGGCCACCGTCGGCGCCGTCGCCTCCGTCCGGCCCGATCTCGTCCACCTGCTCCGCACCGCACCCGCCGCCACCGAGAAGAGCCTGTCGTGAGCACCCCGACCCGGTCCCGGACCCGCTTCTACGTCGGGTTCCTGCTCGTCGCGCTTCTGATCGCGGGCGGGCTGTCCTACTTCGCCAGCTCCGACCCCGACGGCCTCGACAGCGTCACACTCTCCGGCTGCACCCTGGACGGCGCGGGCGAGCCGGTGGGCGGCACGTGCATCGCGCAGAACGCAGAGGACCACCACCTCTCCGACAGCCCGCTGGCCGACTACGCGATCGGCGGGAGCGAGGGCAGCGTCGGAGCGGCCGGGATCATCGGGGTGATCGTCACCCTCGTCGTCGCCGGGGGCCTGTTCTGGGTCCTGCGCAAGCGCAGCCCGAAATAGTGGGCGCCGGACATTCCCATCCGCTGTACCTGGTCGGAAACTCGCCGGTGCACCGGCTCCCCGCCGAGGTCAAGATCGTCGCGGCGTTCCTGGGCGTCGTCTGCGTGGTGGTCACCCCGCGCGAGGCGTTCGCGGTGTTCGGTGGCTACCTGGTACTGCTCGCCGGGGTGTGGGCGGTCGCCCGGATCCCGATCGGCTGGATCGCGGTGCGCTCGCTGATCGAGGCACCCTTCGTCGTGCTGGCGGTGCTGCTGCCGTTCACCGGCCCGGCACCGTTCGTCGAGTTCGTCGGGCTGACGCTGTCGGAGCCCGGTCTGCTCGGGGCGTGGAACATCCTGGTCAAGGGCACGCTCGGCGTCCTGACCTCGCTCACGCTCGCCGCCACCACACCCCTGCGCGACCTGCTGCTGGGCCTGCAGCGGTTGCGGGCGCCGGCGCTGGTCGTCACGATCGCCACCCTCATGCTCCGCTACGTCGACGTCATCGCCGGGGAGGCCCGCCGTATGCGCCTGGCCCGCATCTCCCGCGGCCACGACCCCCGCTTCCTGTGGCAGGTCGGGGCCACCGCCCGTGGGGTCGGAGCGCTGTTCATCCGGTCCTACGAGCGCGGCGAGCGCGTCCACCTCGCGATGCTGTCGCGCGGCTGGGCCGGTGAGATGCCCCGGCTCTCCGACACCGTCACCACCCGCCGCAACTGGCTGGTCGGCCTGTCCCCCGTCGTCGTCGCCGCCGCACTGGCCGTCACCGGGCTGGTGACCGCGTGACCCGCGCAGGGACGACCCGCGCAGGGACGACGTCGCTCGCCGTGTCCGGGCTGGCCTTCTCCTACCCCGACGGGCACCGGGCCCTGCACGGCGTCGACCTGCACATCGGACGCGGCGAGCGCGTCGCTCTGCTCGGCCCGAACGGCGCGGGCAAGACCACGCTCGTGCTCCACCTGAACGGGATCCTCACCGCCGGGGCCGGCAGCGTCGCCGTCGGCGGGCTCCCGGTCGTCAAGGAGAACCTCCGGGAGATCCGGCGCCGCGTCGGCATCGTCTTCCAGGACCCCGACGACCAGCTGTTCATGCCCACCGTCGGCGAGGACGTGGCGTTCGGCCCGGCCAACTTCGGCGTCACCGGCGACGCGCTGCGCGTCCGGGTGCGCACGGCGCTGGAGCGCGTCGGGATGGCCGAGCACGCCGACCGCTCCCCGCTGCACCTCTCGGGAGGTCAGCGGCGCCGCGTCGCGCTGGCCACCGTGCTGGCCTGCGAGCCGGAGATCCTCGTCCTCGACGAGCCGTCGTCCAACCTCGACCCCACGGCCCGGCGCGAGCTGGCCGAGGTGCTGCTCGACCTCGACGTCACGATGCTGATGGTCACCCACGACCTGCCCTACGCCCTGCAGCTGTGCCCGCGCAGCGTGGTGCTCGACGACGGTGCGGTCGTGGCCGACGGGCCCACCCGCGAGCTCCTCGCCGACCCGGGGATGCTGGCGCGGCACCGCCTGGAGCTGCCGTTCGGGTTCAGCCTGACGTGACCCGGGTGGCGAGCAGGACCGTGAGGTACCCCTCGCCGAACCGCCCCGGCACGGACGGGTCCATCGGGCGCAGCTCCTCGACGCAGAATCCGTCGGAGCACAGTGCGCGGAGCTGCCCGTCGGAGAAGCCGAGCCCGCCGCCCAGGGTGCGCCGCTGGTAGACCTCCGCGTCGGTGAGCCCGCTGCCGCCGTCGGGGCCGAAGCAGACCAGCCCGAACCGCCCACCCGGCGCCAGCGCACGCCGCACCAGGTCGAGGTACTGCGGGCGGCGGTGCGGCGCGACGTGGTGGAGGCACCCGGAGTCGTAGACGAG
It contains:
- a CDS encoding SGNH/GDSL hydrolase family protein, with product MRLSPVRIAKSLVPATVLALGVVLATPAGAAPAESPFAAEPLFDSYVALGDSFAAGPLIPLQTGTPAGCLRSNRNYPTLVAQTGRVPDFRDVSCSGGRTDDLFAPQVTQLGTNPPQLDALGTDTAGVTLSIGGNDIGFATIISECATRSPREPLGAACRDFFTGSDGSDELAARIDDTAPKVGDALAAIAERSPDAEVYLVGYPAILPEGAGCFPVVPFSAGDVAYLRDTEKALNAMLAEEAAAAGVTFVDTYERFIGHDVCTLPGTKWIEGLVPTSPAAPVHPNALGMLSMAQDVLAAAQG
- a CDS encoding cobalamin-independent methionine synthase II family protein, which produces MQRSSERILTTHVGSLARPRDLLEVMREKEHGRPYDADGYTKRVTTAVAEVVDRQVDAGIDVVTDGEMGKVSFLTYVKDRLSGFAADSGEKLMPPSWQVEIDAFPEYYAGYLGKYTEQVSPMTTMVCTGPITYVGQEQLATDIANLRSAIEGAGRSGAGVTEAFLPSTSPSGFGRNEHYSSHGEYLQAVAEALREEYLGIVDAGFLLQVDDPWLIEYLSENPETTPEQRRADAEQHVEILSHALRGIPREKIRLHTCYGLNHGPRVHDIDLRDVAPLMLRIPAGAYSFEVANPRHQHEWKIWRDIPLEDGQILIPGLLGHATNYVEHPELIADQIEQYAGIVGRENVIAGADCGFSSRASFSPEVHPSVVWEKFRALSEGARIASERLW
- a CDS encoding alpha/beta fold hydrolase; this translates as MAVTRRIPGLLVTEHEIAVPLDHSAPGGEQITVFAREVADPDGLDRPYLVYLQGGPGFEGPRPTRRPPSPGWLDRALADFRVLMLDQRGTGRSTPVGPATLVGRTPAEQAAYLTYLRADAIVADAEALRAHLGSAPWSVLGQSFGGFCALAYLSQAPEGLREALFTGGLPPIGRHPDEIYRATYARVLERNRRYYARYPEDRDRFLAAVAAAPVLASGDRLSPARLRQAGNLLGRSDGPELLHAILELDPTSPAFAHDAESIGFARNPIYAVLHESCYADGHATEWSAQRTMPPEYADDPALLTGEHVYPWMFEELGALRPFAEAAELLAAHPWPRLYDAAVLGGNEVPAAAAVYVEDLYVESAYSLETAAQVRGLRTWVTSEYEHNALRADGAAVLDHLLDLVRGRR
- a CDS encoding pyridoxamine 5'-phosphate oxidase family protein encodes the protein MKEQRRSRKIAMTPEEVDAFLAEERTVRVATNGTNGPHATPLWYAWHGGAMWMTSLSRSQRWADLAADPRIAAVVDAGHDYAELRGVEIRGRVEVVGEVPRTGEPVPELDGPEQAFADRYSGGTMHHDGRHAWLKLVPEKITSWDFRKIGG
- a CDS encoding Fic/DOC family protein, which codes for MSWDPYLDLDSGVLRNRFGITDREELARAESDFSASRLVDLEHADLPGHYDLPHLQAFHRHLFGDVYDWAGELRTVAIGKGAAFCAPGDLTSAGERVFGQLARHRCLQGLDRDTFVDALARLLGEINGLHPFREGNGRTQRAFLGQLARTAGHPVRWAAIDPAENVAASRAAHLDGDRAPLRAMLDALVAD
- a CDS encoding type II toxin-antitoxin system Phd/YefM family antitoxin, with protein sequence MLLPQVLSFREFRAGLAATLKQVQEPDAEPVFVGAHRKPEAVVMSVSHYQHLRDRAERREAVEAALASVRAEGLEPSALGHRLLSEVAVGRIGTDEMRSRLTEHYTR
- a CDS encoding acyl-CoA dehydrogenase family protein; translation: MSEVLELAESVLSGSSSTGTDLDAALWRALEETGLARLTLAEAAGGSGASFADAAEVLQATGAHAARVPLVETDLLAGWLLHSHGIAVPDGPLTAVAADGDTLTRVAWAREVAGIVVLTPSEVLLLTVDGLEITAGANLAEEPRDTVTRPEVVAARADLAPGAAAEFRLRAALGRAQLLAGAARGALARTVRYAGERVQFGRPIGKFQAVQQQLALAASEVAASGAAASAAAATADRDGFGAPSTAFAVAAAKARTGEAAGEVARIAHQVHGAIGFTREHDLRLLTTRLWAWRDEDGSDAQWQAELGATVLAAGAEALWPLVTGTP
- a CDS encoding acyl-CoA dehydrogenase family protein, which encodes MTSTLSRLPALVPPPTELPPRAAALRAEVRAFLAEERAAGAWSPRADVWLSGWDERFTRELGRRGWLGMTIPVEYGGHGLGALDRYVVTEELLAAGAPVAAHWVADRQIGPTLMRFGTEEQRRRYLPRIAAGECYFGIGMSEPDAGSDLAAVRTKAVQVDGGWELTGTKVWTSGAHHAHAFFALARSAPKDDANRHAGLSQFIVDLDSPGVQIRPIPLLTGAHHFNEVVFDRVFIPDAQVLGELGGGWAQVTGELAFERSGPERFLSTFPLLTALLGELTGVSGTEREVGRIVSRLWTLRRMSLAVAGSLESGEAPELAAAVVKDLGTRFENEIVDAARTLVAIPPDPGAESGFARLLADAVLHAPGFTLRGGTNEVLRGIVARGMGLR
- a CDS encoding NAD-dependent succinate-semialdehyde dehydrogenase, with the translated sequence MTNPTDEARVLDAVPTGLFIGGSWRPAASGATLPVDDPATGKTLVEVSDAGPEDGMEALAAASAAQASFAAMAPRARGEILRRAYELLMERIDDLALLMTLEMGKPLAEAKGEITYAAEFFRWFGEEAVRIDGGYAVAPAGNSRFLVMKQPVGVCLFITPWNFPMAMGTRKIGPAIAAGCAMVIKPSELTPLSMHALAAILVEAGLPDGVLNVVTTSKAGAVMEPLIRDGRARKLSFTGSTAVGKKLLEQASEKVLRTSMELGGNAPLIVFDDADLDKAVEGAMAAKMRNMGEACTAANRFLVHRSVADAFADKLAARMGALVVGRGTEDGVQVGPLVNARGREKVVTLVQDALDKGATVKIGAVPGDGPGHFYPPTVLTGVPLEARLTHEEIFGPVAAITVFDGEDEAVAAANDTEFGLVSYLFTENLTRALRVSERLEAGMIGLNTGLVSNPAAPFGGIKQSGLGREGGTVGIDEFLETKYVGIAFGG
- a CDS encoding energy-coupling factor ABC transporter permease, with amino-acid sequence MSDGLVSPPTALLFGVIAAIGLAIAATRARSDLDDRTAPMAGLVTAFVFAVQMINFPILPGASGHLLGGALVAILVGPWVGSMCIAIVLVVQAVLFADGGLTALGTNITNMALVGVFTGYLVALALRRFAVRSRAGLLATAFVAALLNTVVAALAFVGEYAIGGAGGASLGTVFTLMVAFHVLIGIGEGVITAATVGAVASVRPDLVHLLRTAPAATEKSLS
- a CDS encoding PDGLE domain-containing protein: MSTPTRSRTRFYVGFLLVALLIAGGLSYFASSDPDGLDSVTLSGCTLDGAGEPVGGTCIAQNAEDHHLSDSPLADYAIGGSEGSVGAAGIIGVIVTLVVAGGLFWVLRKRSPK
- the cbiQ gene encoding cobalt ECF transporter T component CbiQ → MGAGHSHPLYLVGNSPVHRLPAEVKIVAAFLGVVCVVVTPREAFAVFGGYLVLLAGVWAVARIPIGWIAVRSLIEAPFVVLAVLLPFTGPAPFVEFVGLTLSEPGLLGAWNILVKGTLGVLTSLTLAATTPLRDLLLGLQRLRAPALVVTIATLMLRYVDVIAGEARRMRLARISRGHDPRFLWQVGATARGVGALFIRSYERGERVHLAMLSRGWAGEMPRLSDTVTTRRNWLVGLSPVVVAAALAVTGLVTA